Proteins encoded by one window of Candidatus Mesenet endosymbiont of Phosphuga atrata:
- a CDS encoding NADH-quinone oxidoreductase subunit N: MNNFLYIIPEVFLALSSMILLLFGKVINRNAAYLAAFACAVITITIAVFTYKSGQILIFNSLLKLNLYTHLAQILILILGAIILLMLLFSKYDYSYEFPVIILFSLFSMMAIIAANDLISFYLAFELQSITLYVLACFERKSVYSSEAGVKYFTLGALSSCIMLYGMSLIYGYTGKTNFTDLAVFFSNYETLGAVLGVMLILLSICFKISIAPFHLWAPDVYQGSPTIVTAFFAIAPKATFVTLLIRLLSEEFTGMMQYWQNILIFASILSVAISAFGAMQQQNLKRLFAYSAIGHAGYMLIAIALGTSESITSAFIYLIIYLISNIGLFSYLVQIDDDNCNIECLAGLGKKNPITAFNLSIFMLSMAGIPPIAGFFSKFYVLLSLIKFGFINLSIILIILSVVACYYYLRVIKVIYFDEGKHKKSEGSRELLILSTISMIINISFFAYVEKFKKIIYLLIGQAIY, from the coding sequence ATGAATAATTTTCTATATATCATTCCAGAAGTATTCCTCGCCTTATCATCAATGATACTGTTGCTCTTTGGTAAGGTCATCAATCGTAATGCAGCTTACCTAGCTGCATTTGCGTGCGCAGTAATTACAATAACTATTGCTGTTTTTACTTATAAAAGTGGTCAGATTCTCATCTTTAATTCGCTACTAAAATTAAACCTGTATACACATCTAGCACAAATCTTAATTTTAATCTTAGGAGCAATTATTCTGCTCATGCTGCTTTTCTCAAAGTATGATTATTCTTATGAATTTCCAGTAATAATCTTATTTTCTCTATTTAGCATGATGGCGATCATTGCAGCAAATGACCTGATTTCATTTTATTTAGCGTTTGAACTGCAAAGCATCACTCTATATGTGCTCGCATGTTTTGAAAGAAAGTCGGTCTACTCATCTGAAGCTGGGGTGAAGTACTTCACTCTTGGCGCTTTATCATCTTGTATAATGCTTTATGGAATGTCTTTAATTTATGGTTATACAGGAAAAACAAACTTCACTGATCTAGCAGTGTTTTTTAGTAATTATGAGACACTTGGAGCAGTTTTAGGGGTAATGCTAATTTTACTTAGTATATGCTTTAAAATATCCATTGCTCCCTTTCACTTATGGGCTCCTGACGTCTATCAAGGATCGCCAACAATTGTCACAGCATTTTTTGCTATAGCCCCTAAAGCTACATTTGTAACTCTTTTAATTAGGCTTTTAAGTGAAGAATTTACTGGCATGATGCAGTACTGGCAAAATATTTTAATATTTGCAAGTATCTTATCAGTTGCAATATCTGCTTTTGGAGCTATGCAGCAGCAAAATTTAAAAAGGCTTTTTGCTTATAGTGCAATAGGACATGCTGGATATATGCTAATTGCAATTGCTCTAGGTACATCAGAAAGTATAACCAGTGCATTTATATATTTGATAATATATCTGATTTCTAATATAGGGTTGTTCTCATACTTGGTGCAAATTGATGATGATAATTGCAATATTGAGTGTTTAGCAGGACTTGGCAAAAAAAATCCTATAACTGCATTTAATCTTTCTATATTTATGCTGTCAATGGCTGGCATTCCTCCAATAGCTGGATTTTTCAGTAAGTTCTATGTATTATTGAGCTTAATTAAATTTGGTTTTATTAATCTGTCTATAATTCTTATCATACTAAGTGTGGTCGCGTGTTACTATTATTTGCGTGTTATAAAAGTAATATACTTCGATGAAGGCAAACACAAAAAAAGTGAAGGAAGTCGAGAATTGCTAATTCTTTCAACAATATCAATGATAATTAACATCTCATTCTTTGCATATGTAGAAAAGTTTAAAAAAATCATTTATTTATTAATTGGTCAAGCTATCTATTAG
- the ccmE gene encoding cytochrome c maturation protein CcmE, which yields MKKKHKRLLLITIIFFILNFAFFFILSKLKENISFFYTVSEAISLPTDDKVIRIGGMVVEGSIDKDKNNRFFFKMTDFNNEIKIEYNGIPPAMFTESNGVIVKGRIIHNNVFIADELFAKHDEKYMPKKYKFS from the coding sequence ATGAAAAAAAAACATAAAAGGCTCCTATTAATCACAATAATATTCTTTATATTAAATTTCGCGTTTTTCTTCATTTTAAGTAAACTCAAAGAAAATATTTCTTTTTTTTATACCGTAAGTGAAGCTATATCTTTACCTACAGATGATAAAGTAATTCGTATTGGAGGCATGGTAGTAGAAGGTAGTATTGATAAAGATAAAAATAACAGGTTTTTTTTTAAAATGACAGATTTTAACAATGAAATAAAAATTGAGTATAACGGTATACCACCAGCAATGTTTACTGAAAGCAATGGTGTTATAGTAAAGGGAAGAATAATTCACAATAATGTTTTTATTGCCGATGAGCTCTTTGCTAAACACGATGAAAAGTACATGCCTAAGAAATATAAATTTAGTTAA
- a CDS encoding biotin--[acetyl-CoA-carboxylase] ligase yields the protein MINGYHLYHYKELSSTNLEAIQMAKKGALDGTIVLADVQSSGRGRHGKDWISPKGNLYASIIIRDKTNVTQLTHFTFITAVAVGNTLLALSANLDLKYKWPNDILVNNKKIAGILLETEANASWLVIGIGINILSSPEYAVSLSQVCNLNISNLTLLKELINNFDRIRQRWLSEGFLSIRKMWLERAYMVDSSINIKIGSNLYSGIFSDIDQEGRIVISTHDNNLISLESGEVFY from the coding sequence ATGATCAACGGTTATCATTTATATCATTACAAAGAGTTGTCTAGTACCAATTTAGAAGCTATACAAATGGCAAAAAAAGGTGCACTTGATGGTACAATTGTACTTGCTGATGTGCAATCCAGCGGTAGAGGACGTCATGGTAAAGATTGGATTTCTCCTAAAGGAAATTTATATGCTAGTATAATAATTAGAGATAAAACTAATGTAACTCAATTGACTCATTTTACATTTATTACAGCAGTGGCGGTAGGCAATACTCTTCTTGCTCTATCAGCCAATTTAGATTTAAAGTATAAATGGCCTAACGATATATTGGTCAATAACAAAAAAATAGCAGGGATATTACTGGAAACTGAAGCAAATGCGAGTTGGCTAGTTATAGGGATAGGAATTAATATACTATCTTCCCCTGAATATGCAGTATCTTTAAGTCAAGTTTGTAATTTGAATATATCCAACTTAACTTTGCTCAAGGAGCTCATTAATAATTTTGACAGAATAAGGCAAAGGTGGCTATCAGAAGGATTTTTATCGATAAGAAAGATGTGGCTTGAAAGAGCCTATATGGTGGACAGCTCAATTAATATTAAAATAGGTAGCAATTTATATAGTGGTATATTTTCTGATATAGATCAAGAAGGAAGAATAGTGATAAGTACTCATGATAACAATTTAATTTCTCTTGAATCAGGTGAAGTTTTTTATTAA
- a CDS encoding NADH-quinone oxidoreductase subunit M, which translates to MMISPLLGALLLLLARFNNNSLYVKFLPLFFSTATFLISIAIAAQFDHHIENFQFIEQLGSNVLLGIDGISLPLVLLTTLLFPLCIIYSLKLNLSYIKAYMALFLLLESLVIGFFISLNMIMFYILFEAVLMPMFLIIGIWGSKNRVYAAFKLFLYTFAGSLLFLVAVIYIYVTYSTSNIQELMSFLPKASFNVQKWLWLALFISFAVKIPMFPFHTWLPDAHVQAPTAGSVILAGLLIKMGAYGFLRFSLPMLPNASLYFANFVIALSIIAAIYASLVAFAQKDIKKLIAYSSIAHMGFVTAGIFSFNEEGISGAIFQMISHGIISAALFLCVGMLYSRTNTLNITKYGGAASTMPLFSLMFVLFSMAAIGLPTTSGFVSEFLCILGLFKSIKFAAALIATATILSAVYMLYLCKGVIWGVSTSSLLTKDISKIELFVLLPLAILTLLLGIYPTSLLMYLKPAISKLLTIIL; encoded by the coding sequence ACGTAAAGTTTTTGCCACTCTTTTTTTCTACAGCAACTTTCTTAATCAGCATTGCAATTGCAGCTCAGTTTGATCATCACATAGAGAATTTTCAGTTTATTGAGCAACTAGGCAGCAATGTTTTACTTGGGATTGATGGCATTTCACTGCCTCTTGTTTTACTTACTACACTACTGTTCCCTTTGTGCATTATATATAGCTTGAAGCTTAACCTCTCTTATATAAAAGCATATATGGCACTGTTTTTATTGCTTGAAAGCCTGGTGATCGGCTTTTTCATATCTCTTAATATGATAATGTTTTATATATTATTTGAAGCTGTTTTGATGCCAATGTTTTTAATCATCGGCATATGGGGAAGCAAAAATAGAGTATATGCTGCATTTAAACTATTTCTCTATACATTTGCTGGTTCCTTATTGTTTTTAGTGGCTGTGATATACATATACGTTACTTACTCCACAAGTAATATACAGGAGCTTATGAGCTTTTTACCTAAGGCTAGTTTTAACGTACAAAAGTGGCTCTGGCTTGCACTATTTATATCATTTGCTGTTAAAATTCCTATGTTTCCTTTTCATACATGGCTGCCTGATGCTCATGTACAAGCGCCAACTGCAGGATCTGTAATTTTAGCTGGCTTACTTATAAAAATGGGAGCATATGGGTTTTTAAGATTCTCATTACCTATGTTGCCTAATGCAAGCTTATATTTTGCCAATTTTGTTATTGCATTGAGCATAATAGCAGCTATATATGCATCTTTGGTTGCGTTTGCACAAAAGGATATAAAAAAACTAATAGCATATTCCTCTATAGCACACATGGGATTTGTTACTGCTGGGATTTTTTCTTTTAATGAAGAAGGTATATCTGGTGCTATCTTTCAGATGATAAGTCATGGTATAATCTCTGCAGCACTATTTTTATGCGTTGGCATGCTCTACAGTAGAACAAATACTTTAAATATAACCAAATATGGCGGAGCGGCATCTACAATGCCTTTGTTTTCTTTGATGTTCGTTTTATTCTCCATGGCAGCTATAGGTCTACCAACTACTTCCGGTTTTGTAAGTGAGTTTTTATGCATACTTGGGCTATTTAAAAGCATTAAATTTGCTGCAGCACTTATTGCAACTGCAACTATTCTTAGCGCAGTGTACATGCTTTATCTTTGCAAGGGTGTTATATGGGGCGTAAGTACATCTTCTTTACTGACAAAAGACATAAGTAAAATTGAGCTTTTTGTTTTGCTGCCTTTGGCTATTTTAACTTTACTTTTAGGAATCTATCCAACCTCTTTACTTATGTACTTAAAACCAGCTATAAGTAAGTTATTAACTATAATTTTATGA